The Pseudanabaena galeata CCNP1313 genome includes a region encoding these proteins:
- a CDS encoding MSMEG_0567/Sll0786 family nitrogen starvation N-acetyltransferase, giving the protein MTAAYIFKLASTPQEIDAYFELRKAIFVEEQYVFEENDVDDIDAIAYPIVAINPENNQVVGVVRIYETEKGIWYGGRLGTHKDYRRGWQIGKGLIYKAVTTANTWGCDRFFATVQIQNVRFFQRLHWESLKEMTICDRPHHFMEADLNFYPPSDEIRPTYPAQIREAS; this is encoded by the coding sequence ATGACTGCCGCTTATATTTTCAAACTAGCATCTACACCACAAGAAATCGATGCCTATTTCGAGCTTCGCAAAGCGATCTTTGTAGAAGAACAATATGTATTTGAAGAGAATGATGTCGATGACATTGATGCGATCGCTTATCCGATTGTGGCGATTAATCCTGAGAATAATCAAGTTGTGGGCGTTGTCCGCATCTATGAAACCGAAAAAGGCATCTGGTATGGTGGTAGATTAGGCACGCATAAAGACTATCGTAGAGGTTGGCAAATTGGTAAAGGCTTGATTTACAAAGCAGTGACTACCGCAAATACATGGGGCTGTGATCGCTTTTTTGCTACAGTCCAAATCCAGAATGTGCGCTTCTTCCAACGTTTACATTGGGAATCTCTTAAAGAAATGACGATCTGCGATCGCCCTCATCATTTTATGGAAGCTGATCTTAACTTCTATCCCCCAAGCGATGAAATTCGTCCTACTTATCCTGCTCAAATCCGTGAGGCTTCCTAG
- a CDS encoding sll0787 family AIR synthase-like protein, translating into MLAELAAKLRASMGILHKQDIQITARGLGEQWNDAILLGDDCAAIRDREGYLLLAAEGMLPQLIETDPWFAGWCAVMVNVSDIYSMGGEPIAVVDTLWSQSPDSISELLAGMKAAAIAYQVPIVGGHTNCRSPYNALSVAILGRAQKLLTSFNAKPNDVLLVAIDMRGQFHPDYPFWNAATKADPQQLRENLSILPYIAKSEFCDAAKDISMGGIIGTLLMLTETSNCGATLDLDQIPCPENVPLERWLISFPSYGFLLSIRPKKVESVQALFHAQNLVCAVVGEVQAEKEVILRSQGESTLFWDFSQQSLTGFSNH; encoded by the coding sequence ATGCTGGCGGAACTTGCAGCAAAACTTAGAGCATCTATGGGTATCTTGCACAAGCAAGATATTCAGATTACGGCAAGAGGGCTAGGTGAGCAATGGAATGATGCAATTCTGTTAGGTGATGACTGTGCGGCAATTCGCGATCGCGAAGGCTATTTGTTACTTGCCGCTGAGGGGATGTTACCGCAATTAATCGAAACAGATCCTTGGTTTGCGGGTTGGTGCGCGGTGATGGTTAATGTTAGTGACATTTACTCAATGGGGGGGGAACCGATAGCTGTTGTTGATACGCTCTGGAGTCAATCACCTGACTCAATTTCTGAATTATTAGCTGGAATGAAAGCGGCGGCTATTGCTTATCAAGTGCCAATTGTTGGTGGACATACAAATTGCCGTAGTCCATATAACGCCTTATCTGTTGCCATTCTCGGACGCGCCCAGAAGTTGCTCACCAGTTTTAACGCAAAGCCCAATGATGTCTTGTTAGTGGCGATCGATATGCGTGGTCAGTTTCATCCTGATTACCCATTTTGGAATGCGGCAACTAAAGCCGATCCACAGCAATTACGGGAGAATTTATCAATCTTGCCATATATCGCTAAATCAGAATTCTGTGATGCTGCCAAAGACATCAGTATGGGCGGGATTATCGGCACTTTACTAATGCTTACGGAAACTTCTAATTGTGGTGCAACTCTCGATTTAGATCAGATTCCCTGTCCTGAGAATGTACCCTTAGAACGTTGGCTGATTTCCTTTCCTAGTTATGGATTTCTATTAAGTATTCGTCCTAAAAAAGTAGAATCAGTTCAAGCTCTTTTTCATGCTCAAAATTTAGTTTGTGCGGTAGTTGGCGAGGTTCAAGCAGAGAAAGAAGTGATTCTGCGATCGCAAGGCGAGTCAACTCTATTTTGGGACTTCTCTCAACAATCTTTAACTGGATTTAGCAATCACTAA
- the pheT gene encoding phenylalanine--tRNA ligase subunit beta, translating to MRISLNWLRELVDCDLSPQELDEKLTMAGFEVESIEDRRTWAEGVVVGHILTAERHPNADKLQVCKVDIGAPEPLQIVCGAANARQGLFVPVATIGTYLPTIDLKLRPTKLRGERSEGMICSLAEIGLAKESSGIHEFPEGVTVGADVRPLLGLDDAILDVTSTANRADALSVVGIAREVAALLGKEVRLPLATTDFQPKTAKWVTVEDPKSCPAYIGTLIKGVKVAESPEWLKRRVEAAGMRSINNIVDITNYILLEWGQPLHAFDADTLADGIKIGVRFAKSGEKIKTLDDTDRTLTSQNFLITSGDKPIAIAGVMGGAETEVSEKTTNIVLEAALFTQVTTRRSARAQGLRTEASARYERGVNQSAIESASAKAIQMITEMAGGEVVEQSIVDARSKAIRTIDLRLTKVWQVLGEVDREDDDALALLSEAEVEQTLKVLSFELEKQPIEEGSYATWKVTVPPYRYADIEREIDLVEEIARIYGYDKFVETLPARTEFGFLSADQEGGRMIRAAFRAVGLTEVMHMSLCPPTESHQVKINNPVAIEYGALRGDLLTNLIEACAFNINQGNGILNGFEIGRVFWLDEAGSDETDRIAGIFGGDPTVGAWQHDSKPLNFYEAKGLLDSVFHNLSVTVEYQPDQKDERLHPGRTASLWISGERLGTFGQLHPQLRAEKELPDEIYAFELDFYTLLDAMMKKSIPTFQSFSTYPSSDRDIAFFAPLKFTVADIQRSITHVGGELLDSVTLFDQYIGKGVPEGSRSLAFRLVYRASDRTLTDVDINPVHQKVRDLLEEKFQATLRS from the coding sequence ATGCGTATCTCTCTGAATTGGCTCCGTGAACTTGTAGACTGCGATCTCTCGCCCCAAGAGCTAGATGAAAAACTGACTATGGCAGGCTTTGAAGTCGAGTCAATCGAAGATCGCAGGACATGGGCTGAGGGCGTGGTGGTAGGTCATATCCTCACAGCCGAGCGTCATCCCAACGCTGACAAATTACAGGTATGTAAAGTTGATATTGGCGCACCCGAACCCTTGCAAATTGTCTGTGGTGCGGCAAATGCTAGACAGGGCTTGTTTGTGCCTGTAGCCACGATTGGGACTTATTTACCGACCATTGATTTGAAACTTCGCCCAACTAAATTGCGTGGCGAGCGTTCTGAAGGCATGATTTGCTCTCTAGCCGAGATTGGGCTAGCCAAAGAGTCCAGTGGCATCCATGAATTCCCTGAAGGTGTGACCGTCGGCGCAGATGTGCGTCCATTGCTAGGTTTAGACGATGCAATCCTTGATGTCACCTCGACCGCAAACCGTGCCGATGCCCTCAGTGTGGTGGGTATTGCCCGTGAAGTGGCGGCTTTGTTGGGTAAAGAGGTGCGCTTGCCCCTAGCTACTACAGATTTTCAACCCAAGACAGCGAAATGGGTTACCGTAGAAGATCCCAAATCTTGTCCCGCCTATATTGGTACATTGATTAAAGGCGTAAAGGTTGCAGAATCTCCCGAATGGCTGAAGCGGCGTGTGGAAGCGGCTGGGATGCGATCAATTAACAATATTGTCGATATTACCAATTACATTTTGTTGGAATGGGGACAGCCTCTCCATGCCTTTGATGCAGATACTTTAGCTGATGGTATCAAGATCGGGGTGCGCTTTGCCAAATCTGGAGAAAAAATCAAAACCCTTGACGATACCGATCGCACTCTCACCAGCCAAAACTTTTTGATTACGTCGGGCGACAAACCGATCGCGATCGCAGGAGTGATGGGGGGCGCAGAAACCGAAGTTTCTGAAAAAACTACCAATATTGTTTTAGAAGCGGCTCTATTTACGCAGGTTACTACAAGGCGATCGGCACGCGCTCAAGGCTTACGCACGGAAGCATCAGCACGCTATGAACGAGGCGTTAACCAATCGGCGATCGAGTCGGCTTCGGCAAAAGCAATCCAGATGATTACAGAGATGGCTGGCGGTGAAGTTGTGGAACAGAGCATTGTCGATGCGCGTTCTAAGGCAATTCGTACCATCGACTTACGCTTGACTAAAGTTTGGCAAGTTCTTGGTGAAGTCGATCGCGAAGATGATGATGCCTTAGCTTTGCTATCGGAAGCTGAAGTTGAGCAGACTCTCAAGGTTTTGTCCTTTGAACTTGAAAAGCAACCGATTGAAGAAGGTAGCTATGCCACATGGAAAGTCACCGTTCCTCCCTATCGCTATGCCGACATTGAGCGCGAAATTGACTTGGTGGAAGAGATTGCACGGATCTATGGCTATGACAAATTTGTAGAGACTTTACCTGCGAGAACCGAGTTTGGATTCCTCTCAGCCGATCAAGAAGGTGGTCGGATGATTCGCGCAGCTTTCCGAGCCGTGGGCTTAACAGAAGTGATGCATATGTCCCTATGCCCTCCCACTGAATCACATCAGGTGAAAATCAATAATCCTGTAGCGATCGAGTATGGAGCCTTGCGGGGAGATTTACTCACTAATTTGATTGAGGCATGTGCTTTTAACATCAATCAAGGTAATGGCATCTTGAATGGCTTTGAGATTGGGCGTGTGTTCTGGCTCGATGAAGCAGGTAGCGATGAAACCGATCGCATTGCGGGTATTTTCGGCGGCGATCCGACCGTGGGCGCATGGCAGCATGATTCTAAGCCGTTGAATTTCTATGAAGCCAAAGGTTTGCTTGATTCCGTTTTCCACAATCTCTCGGTAACTGTGGAATACCAACCTGATCAAAAGGATGAACGCTTACACCCCGGACGTACTGCTTCTCTGTGGATTTCTGGTGAACGCCTTGGTACATTCGGACAGTTACATCCCCAGTTACGCGCCGAGAAGGAACTTCCTGATGAGATTTATGCCTTTGAGCTAGATTTCTATACTTTGCTCGATGCGATGATGAAAAAGTCGATTCCTACTTTTCAGTCATTCTCGACCTATCCCAGCAGCGATCGCGATATTGCCTTCTTTGCACCATTGAAGTTCACGGTTGCCGATATTCAGCGATCGATTACCCATGTGGGCGGCGAGCTACTTGATTCTGTGACGCTCTTTGATCAATACATCGGTAAAGGTGTTCCTGAAGGTTCGCGTAGTCTTGCCTTTAGACTAGTTTATCGAGCAAGCGATCGCACTTTAACTGATGTCGATATTAATCCTGTCCATCAAAAAGTACGTGACTTACTCGAAGAGAAGTTCCAAGCAACATTGAGAAGTTAG